From Litoribacterium kuwaitense, a single genomic window includes:
- the rseP gene encoding RIP metalloprotease RseP, translated as MDTVIAFIIIFGALVFFHELGHLIFAKRSGMLAREFAIGMGPKLFSFFRNETLYTIRMLPVGGFVRVAGEDPEIVEIKPGHHIAIEQNDAGVITKIIVNNKSKYPNARVIEVEAVDLNHDLIIRGQIYGDDSEETKTYEVDEKAMFVVDDTATQIAPYHRQFASKTIGQRFMQVFAGPLMNFIFALVLLIVLGWVAGTPSNEPVFGGVTDDGAAKAAGLMAGDEVVSIDGEPIDSWREIQQYVLERPGQELSFVIERDGEQATVPLTPKAVEQGEQTIGLIGVTGNLERSFTGAIIGGAQDTYLFAKQILIAVGKLVTGQFTIEALSGPVGIYDQTDQFVQSGIVTLVRWAALLSINLGIINLLPLPALDGGRLVFILLEGVRGKPIDPGKEGLVHFVGFALLFLLMIVVTWNDIQRLFLS; from the coding sequence TTGGATACGGTCATTGCATTTATCATTATTTTTGGTGCGCTTGTTTTTTTCCATGAACTAGGTCACTTAATTTTCGCGAAACGATCGGGCATGCTAGCGCGAGAGTTTGCCATTGGGATGGGACCTAAGTTATTTTCTTTTTTCCGAAATGAAACGCTTTATACGATACGGATGTTGCCGGTCGGTGGCTTTGTTCGAGTTGCAGGAGAAGATCCGGAAATTGTTGAAATTAAACCAGGTCACCACATTGCTATTGAACAAAATGATGCTGGTGTCATTACAAAAATTATTGTAAACAATAAATCGAAGTACCCAAACGCTCGAGTCATTGAAGTCGAGGCCGTTGATTTAAACCATGACTTGATCATTCGTGGGCAAATTTACGGTGATGACAGTGAGGAAACGAAAACGTATGAGGTTGATGAAAAGGCCATGTTTGTTGTTGATGATACGGCAACACAAATTGCACCGTACCATCGGCAATTTGCTTCAAAAACGATTGGTCAACGTTTTATGCAAGTTTTCGCTGGTCCACTGATGAACTTTATTTTCGCATTAGTCTTGCTCATCGTCTTAGGATGGGTTGCTGGAACACCTTCAAATGAGCCGGTATTTGGAGGCGTGACTGACGATGGCGCTGCGAAGGCAGCAGGGTTAATGGCCGGGGACGAGGTTGTGTCAATCGATGGTGAACCGATCGATTCGTGGCGTGAAATTCAGCAATATGTTTTAGAACGTCCTGGTCAGGAGCTTTCCTTTGTGATTGAACGGGATGGAGAGCAAGCGACAGTCCCGCTTACACCAAAAGCGGTCGAACAAGGTGAACAGACCATTGGCTTGATCGGAGTAACAGGTAACCTTGAGCGCTCGTTTACGGGAGCGATTATTGGCGGGGCGCAGGATACGTATTTGTTTGCCAAGCAAATTTTAATTGCAGTTGGTAAACTCGTCACAGGTCAATTTACAATTGAAGCGTTAAGTGGTCCTGTCGGCATTTATGATCAAACGGATCAATTTGTTCAATCAGGCATCGTGACGTTAGTTCGTTGGGCAGCCTTACTTTCCATTAATCTAGGGATCATTAATTTGTTACCTCTTCCGGCGCTAGATGGTGGACGGCTTGTCTTTATTTTACTTGAAGGTGTTCGCGGGAAGCCGATTGATCCGGGAAAAGAAGGACTTGTTCACTTTGTCGGTTTTGCATTGCTGTTTTTATTAATGATTGTCGTGACATGGAACGATATTCAACGACTGTTTTTATCCTAA
- a CDS encoding phosphatidate cytidylyltransferase → MKTRIWTAVGLLLLFVPLLVIGGWPFTTLVYIIATICLYEFFMMKNLNFFSFYGIVSTVVLWFILLPGKESVTLFTETSITKLELLSLAILFLLSLTVMTKNKLSIEDMSFVLFGTLYVGIGCYFLIELRELDLTYILYALIVIWATDTGAYFIGKTFGRHKLWPDISPNKTTEGFLGGIACALVASFFLFQGHDLFQSHWIGLLLTALLSVSGQMGDLAESAFKRHFGVKDSGKILPGHGGVLDRIDSLLFVLPLLYILQVF, encoded by the coding sequence ATGAAAACACGGATATGGACAGCGGTAGGTTTACTCCTCTTGTTTGTCCCTTTGCTAGTCATCGGCGGATGGCCATTTACGACACTTGTCTATATCATTGCTACAATATGTTTGTATGAATTTTTCATGATGAAAAATTTGAACTTCTTTTCCTTTTATGGCATTGTGTCGACAGTGGTTCTATGGTTTATTCTGCTCCCAGGAAAAGAGAGTGTCACACTTTTTACAGAGACAAGCATTACAAAGCTGGAGCTGCTCTCTTTAGCAATTCTATTTTTGCTGTCGTTAACTGTGATGACGAAAAACAAGCTTAGCATTGAGGATATGTCTTTCGTTCTTTTTGGAACGTTATATGTAGGGATCGGCTGTTATTTTTTGATTGAACTGCGTGAGCTAGACTTGACTTACATTTTGTATGCGCTCATTGTCATTTGGGCGACAGACACAGGTGCGTATTTTATCGGAAAAACGTTCGGGCGCCATAAATTATGGCCTGATATATCGCCGAACAAAACGACTGAAGGTTTTTTAGGTGGAATTGCCTGTGCACTTGTAGCATCATTTTTCCTTTTTCAAGGACACGATTTATTCCAATCTCATTGGATCGGTTTATTGTTAACGGCTCTACTATCCGTTTCTGGACAGATGGGGGATCTTGCCGAGTCTGCATTTAAGAGACATTTTGGGGTGAAAGATTCCGGGAAAATTCTGCCTGGTCACGGTGGGGTGCTTGACCGCATCGACAGTCTATTATTTGTTTTACCGTTATTGTACATTTTGCAAGTGTTCTAA
- a CDS encoding isoprenyl transferase, producing the protein MFERGSFWRPSKRRRKPKESWTVEDVDLQKVPKHVAIIMDGNGRWAKKRGLPRIAGHHEGMKAVRRIVRLCSQLNVEALTLYAFSTENWKRPKAEVEYILGLPEEFLGTFLPELIEENVRVEVMGEQNKLPASTVNTVRRAMKDTESNTGLILNFALNYGSRQEIIEACKSLAEDIENETIDKKDITEELLSSYMATCYLDDPDLLIRTSGEQRLSNFMLWQLAYTELWFTDVLWPDFQEEHLLEAIIQFQGRGRRFGGV; encoded by the coding sequence ATGTTCGAACGAGGCTCCTTTTGGAGACCCAGTAAAAGACGTCGAAAGCCAAAAGAAAGTTGGACGGTAGAAGATGTGGATCTTCAAAAAGTCCCCAAGCATGTAGCTATCATTATGGACGGGAACGGTCGGTGGGCAAAAAAAAGAGGGCTGCCGAGGATCGCTGGCCATCATGAAGGAATGAAGGCTGTTCGTCGAATCGTACGACTATGCAGTCAGCTCAATGTTGAAGCATTAACCTTATATGCTTTTTCTACAGAAAATTGGAAGAGACCGAAAGCGGAAGTCGAATACATTCTTGGACTTCCAGAAGAATTCCTTGGCACATTTTTACCAGAACTGATTGAAGAAAATGTTCGGGTGGAAGTGATGGGTGAACAAAATAAATTACCTGCATCCACTGTAAACACAGTTCGGCGAGCGATGAAGGATACCGAAAGCAATACAGGTTTAATCCTTAACTTTGCTTTAAACTATGGAAGTCGCCAGGAAATTATCGAAGCTTGCAAAAGTCTTGCTGAAGACATTGAAAATGAAACGATCGACAAAAAGGACATTACAGAAGAACTGCTTTCTTCATATATGGCAACATGTTACTTAGATGATCCGGATTTATTGATTCGGACAAGTGGTGAACAAAGGCTAAGTAACTTTATGCTTTGGCAACTTGCCTATACTGAATTATGGTTTACAGACGTGTTATGGCCTGATTTTCAAGAGGAACATTTGCTTGAAGCCATTATTCAGTTTCAAGGGAGAGGGCGTAGGTTCGGAGGGGTGTAA
- the frr gene encoding ribosome recycling factor, with protein sequence MPQSIIADAKNRMEKTEESLRKELATVRAGRATPSLLDKVTVDYYGAITPLNQLATISAPEARLLVIQPFDKSSISDMEKAIQKADLGLTPANDGQVIRINIPALTEERRKDLVKVVKKYGEDAKVSIRNIRRDANDALKKLEKNGDISEDDLRGYNDDIQELTDAATKNIDKAIDEKEKGILEV encoded by the coding sequence TTGCCACAATCAATTATTGCTGATGCTAAAAACCGAATGGAAAAAACCGAGGAGTCCCTTCGTAAAGAACTAGCGACAGTCCGTGCTGGGCGTGCAACACCAAGTTTGTTAGATAAGGTCACAGTTGATTATTACGGTGCAATAACGCCGTTAAACCAATTAGCGACGATTTCCGCACCAGAAGCACGCCTTCTCGTTATACAGCCGTTTGACAAATCAAGTATTTCTGATATGGAAAAGGCGATTCAAAAAGCTGATCTTGGTTTAACACCTGCCAATGACGGACAAGTCATTCGAATTAATATTCCTGCATTAACTGAGGAGCGCCGTAAAGATTTAGTCAAGGTTGTAAAAAAATACGGTGAAGATGCAAAGGTATCTATTCGCAACATTCGCCGCGATGCGAACGATGCGTTGAAGAAGCTTGAGAAAAATGGAGACATTTCTGAAGACGACTTGCGCGGTTACAACGATGACATTCAAGAATTGACTGATGCGGCAACGAAGAACATTGACAAAGCAATTGATGAGAAAGAAAAAGGAATTCTTGAAGTCTAA
- the pyrH gene encoding UMP kinase: MNNARYERIVLKLSGEALAGDQGFGIDPKVVQSISSQIKEVVELGVEVAVVVGAGNIWRGKIGGEMGMDRATADYMGMLATVMNSLALQDSLETMGIQTRVQTSIEMRQVAEPYIRRKAIRHLEKKRVVIFSAGTGNPYFTTDTTAALRAAEIEADVILMAKNNVDGVYSADPSIDETATKYQKLSYLDVLKEGLAVMDSTASSLCMDNDIPLLVFSITEEGNIKRAVMGENIGTEVRGK; the protein is encoded by the coding sequence ATGAACAACGCAAGATACGAGCGGATTGTATTAAAGCTTAGTGGAGAAGCACTTGCCGGGGATCAAGGGTTTGGGATTGATCCGAAAGTTGTGCAATCCATCAGTTCACAAATTAAAGAAGTCGTTGAATTAGGTGTTGAAGTTGCTGTTGTCGTAGGTGCTGGAAACATTTGGCGCGGAAAGATTGGCGGCGAAATGGGAATGGACCGCGCAACGGCAGATTATATGGGTATGCTCGCAACCGTTATGAATTCACTTGCCCTACAAGACAGCTTAGAAACGATGGGGATTCAAACGAGGGTGCAGACGTCCATAGAAATGCGTCAAGTCGCCGAACCGTACATACGAAGAAAGGCGATCCGTCATCTTGAGAAAAAGCGTGTTGTTATTTTTTCCGCAGGCACAGGAAATCCATATTTTACAACCGATACGACTGCAGCTCTTCGTGCAGCTGAAATTGAAGCAGATGTCATTTTAATGGCGAAAAACAATGTTGATGGTGTCTATTCCGCTGACCCCTCAATTGATGAAACAGCAACAAAGTATCAAAAGTTGTCTTATTTGGATGTGTTAAAGGAAGGATTAGCTGTGATGGATTCTACAGCTTCCTCATTATGTATGGATAATGATATTCCGTTACTCGTCTTTTCAATTACGGAAGAAGGAAATATTAAACGCGCCGTTATGGGTGAAAATATTGGAACCGAAGTAAGGGGGAAATAA
- the tsf gene encoding translation elongation factor Ts — protein MAVTAQMVKELREKTGAGMMDCKKALTETDGDMEKAIDFLREKGIAKAAKKADRVAAEGLTYIETKGNLAVIVEVNSETDFVAKNDGFKQMIQVVASHLLEAQPESVEAALESTMSSDNVTVKEFINSNIAKIGENLSLRRFSIVEKEDNDVFGGYLHMGGRIGVLTVVKQSSDEGLAKDVAMHVAAVNPRYVTRDEVPQDEVAREEEVLKQQALNEGKPENIVEKMVQGRLGKFFEEICLVDQGFVKDPDQKVGKYIASKGAEMGTFVRYEVGEGMEKREDNFAEEVMSQVKK, from the coding sequence ATGGCTGTAACAGCACAAATGGTAAAAGAACTTCGCGAAAAAACTGGCGCTGGAATGATGGACTGCAAAAAAGCCCTCACTGAAACAGATGGTGATATGGAGAAAGCAATCGATTTTCTCCGTGAAAAAGGGATTGCGAAAGCTGCGAAAAAAGCAGATCGCGTCGCTGCAGAAGGTCTCACCTATATCGAGACGAAAGGAAACCTTGCGGTCATCGTTGAGGTGAACTCTGAAACAGACTTCGTGGCAAAGAATGACGGCTTTAAACAAATGATTCAAGTCGTTGCTAGCCATTTGCTGGAAGCACAGCCTGAAAGCGTAGAGGCTGCTCTGGAATCGACAATGTCGTCTGATAATGTAACTGTTAAAGAATTTATTAACAGTAACATTGCTAAAATTGGTGAAAACCTATCATTACGCCGTTTCTCAATTGTTGAAAAAGAAGATAACGACGTATTTGGCGGCTATTTACACATGGGTGGACGTATTGGCGTTTTGACGGTTGTAAAGCAATCTTCTGATGAAGGACTCGCTAAAGACGTTGCGATGCACGTTGCTGCTGTTAACCCTCGCTATGTCACACGGGATGAAGTTCCTCAAGATGAAGTGGCTCGTGAAGAGGAAGTATTAAAGCAACAGGCGTTGAATGAAGGCAAGCCGGAAAACATCGTCGAAAAAATGGTTCAAGGGCGCTTAGGTAAGTTCTTTGAAGAAATTTGCCTCGTTGATCAAGGCTTTGTTAAAGATCCTGATCAAAAGGTTGGTAAATACATTGCTTCTAAAGGTGCAGAAATGGGGACGTTTGTGCGCTATGAAGTCGGTGAAGGAATGGAAAAACGCGAAGACAATTTTGCTGAAGAAGTAATGAGTCAGGTGAAAAAATAA
- the rpsB gene encoding 30S ribosomal protein S2, giving the protein MSVISMKQLLEAGVHFGHQTRRWNPKMKRYIFTQRNGIYIIDLQKTVKKVEEAFRFVRDIAADGGTVLFVGTKKQAQDSVREEATRAGMHFVNQRWLGGTLTNFETIQKRISRLKNIRKMEEDGTFDVLPKKEVVQLRKELERLEKFLGGIQDMNTLPDALFIIDPRKERIAVAEARKLNIPIVAIVDTNCDPDEIDVIIPGNDDAIRAVRLLTSKMADAVLEAKQGEETSA; this is encoded by the coding sequence ATGTCAGTTATTTCAATGAAACAGCTTTTAGAAGCAGGGGTTCATTTCGGCCACCAAACGCGCCGTTGGAATCCAAAAATGAAACGCTATATTTTTACACAGCGTAATGGTATTTACATTATTGATTTACAAAAAACGGTGAAAAAGGTAGAAGAGGCCTTCCGTTTCGTGCGTGACATTGCTGCAGATGGTGGAACGGTATTGTTTGTTGGTACAAAAAAACAAGCACAAGATTCTGTTCGTGAAGAAGCAACACGTGCAGGAATGCACTTCGTCAACCAACGCTGGTTGGGCGGAACACTAACCAACTTCGAAACGATTCAAAAGCGTATTTCCCGTTTGAAAAACATCCGCAAAATGGAAGAGGACGGTACATTTGACGTACTTCCTAAGAAAGAGGTTGTTCAGCTCCGTAAAGAGCTAGAGCGCCTTGAGAAATTCCTTGGCGGTATTCAAGATATGAATACTTTGCCAGATGCTTTATTCATTATTGACCCTCGTAAAGAGCGGATTGCTGTTGCTGAAGCACGCAAATTAAATATTCCGATCGTAGCGATCGTAGACACGAACTGTGATCCTGACGAAATCGACGTCATTATCCCAGGGAATGATGATGCGATTCGCGCAGTGCGTCTGCTTACCTCTAAAATGGCAGATGCAGTGTTAGAAGCTAAGCAAGGCGAAGAAACATCTGCATAA
- a CDS encoding DUF6115 domain-containing protein yields MGVWLTISFLLHLLSLFLIIILFARGKSTTSVSQHEMNELLELMDNIQAENEELLRAIKRMPVRSSAPGLDQETKKPSSEERAQLDLYPLREKPAETAVARNEEVTLEAEESSSTYVPPMVEDESPSYTTSPEAKIWQLHNEGMSSDEIARHVNKGKTEVQLILKMKRPLPKLHLQK; encoded by the coding sequence ATGGGAGTTTGGCTGACAATAAGCTTCCTTCTTCATTTACTCAGTTTATTTTTGATCATTATTCTATTTGCTCGAGGAAAAAGTACGACGTCGGTCTCACAACATGAGATGAATGAGCTGTTGGAATTAATGGACAACATTCAAGCTGAAAACGAAGAGCTTCTGCGAGCCATTAAGCGTATGCCGGTAAGAAGCTCAGCTCCTGGCCTCGATCAAGAAACGAAAAAGCCCTCTTCTGAAGAACGAGCTCAGTTGGACCTTTATCCTTTGCGAGAGAAGCCTGCTGAAACGGCGGTAGCGCGGAATGAAGAGGTCACCTTAGAAGCGGAGGAGTCATCATCAACCTATGTACCTCCAATGGTTGAGGATGAATCGCCCTCATATACAACCTCTCCAGAAGCAAAAATCTGGCAATTACACAACGAAGGCATGTCGTCCGATGAGATTGCTCGTCATGTCAATAAAGGAAAAACAGAGGTACAGCTTATTTTAAAAATGAAGCGGCCTTTACCAAAACTGCATCTTCAAAAATAG
- a CDS encoding FliA/WhiG family RNA polymerase sigma factor, translating to MTSARATDSEAAWHKWVTTRDASAANTLIAYYYPLVTYHVQRIASGLPKNIQRDELSSYGLLGLYDALEKFDTNRDLKFDTYASFRIRGAILDGLRKEDWMPRSLREKCKKMDAAIESLEQSLMRNPTAAEIAEYTGFKEEEVYEALAEGFAANVLSMDEGFSDRSDYEEKPTVNIRDEQIRTPEEEIIYDETLSEMVSLLNELNEKEQTVISLFYKEELTLTEIGHILSLSTSRVSQIHSKALFKLKHLLSGKEQSVKNGVS from the coding sequence ATGACATCGGCAAGAGCCACTGACTCAGAGGCTGCCTGGCATAAATGGGTGACTACTCGAGATGCAAGCGCCGCCAACACGCTCATCGCATATTATTATCCCTTAGTGACTTATCATGTACAGCGCATAGCCTCTGGACTTCCAAAAAACATTCAGCGGGATGAATTAAGCAGTTATGGATTGCTAGGTCTTTATGACGCGCTTGAAAAATTTGACACTAACCGAGATCTGAAATTTGATACGTATGCCAGCTTTCGTATTCGAGGGGCGATTTTAGATGGTTTGCGTAAAGAAGATTGGATGCCGCGAAGCCTGCGTGAAAAATGTAAGAAGATGGATGCTGCAATCGAGTCTCTGGAACAGTCATTAATGAGAAATCCGACTGCTGCAGAAATTGCTGAGTATACCGGTTTTAAGGAAGAGGAAGTGTATGAGGCACTTGCTGAAGGCTTCGCGGCTAACGTACTTTCAATGGATGAAGGGTTTTCAGATCGGTCAGATTATGAGGAAAAACCGACAGTAAATATACGTGACGAACAAATTCGTACGCCTGAAGAAGAAATTATCTATGATGAAACCCTTAGTGAAATGGTCTCGTTATTAAATGAGCTTAACGAAAAAGAGCAGACCGTGATCAGCTTATTTTACAAAGAAGAGCTTACTTTGACAGAAATTGGTCATATTTTGTCCCTATCAACGTCACGCGTATCACAGATTCATTCAAAAGCTTTGTTTAAATTAAAACACTTATTGTCCGGTAAAGAGCAAAGCGTAAAAAACGGGGTGTCATAA
- a CDS encoding chemotaxis protein CheD, whose amino-acid sequence MVTSDVSRVGIADAVFAKDDQLLTAAGLGSCVAVVLYCLDKRVAAMAHIMLPNSSIDRGSTITMPGKYADTAVPHLYQLVKERGAVHIRAKIAGGSQMFKLSQKGQMNIGPRNVDATKHELARHRIALLGEHVGGHQGRTVTFSPRTGVLKVKLFQKGTFDI is encoded by the coding sequence ATGGTGACTTCGGACGTAAGCAGGGTAGGAATCGCTGATGCAGTGTTTGCCAAAGATGATCAATTGTTAACTGCTGCAGGATTAGGCTCATGTGTCGCTGTTGTCCTGTATTGTCTTGACAAGCGGGTGGCAGCGATGGCACATATTATGCTTCCAAACTCATCCATTGATCGTGGAAGCACGATAACAATGCCTGGAAAATATGCAGACACGGCAGTGCCTCATTTATATCAACTTGTAAAAGAACGTGGAGCGGTTCACATTCGTGCAAAGATAGCTGGAGGCTCACAAATGTTTAAACTTAGCCAAAAAGGCCAGATGAACATTGGTCCGCGGAACGTGGATGCGACAAAGCATGAGCTCGCAAGACATCGGATTGCACTTCTTGGCGAGCATGTAGGTGGTCATCAAGGGAGGACGGTAACCTTTTCCCCCAGAACGGGTGTTTTGAAGGTCAAATTATTTCAAAAGGGGACGTTTGACATATGA
- a CDS encoding chemotaxis protein CheC, whose amino-acid sequence MSELTKLNDIQLDVFKEIGSIGAGHAAKALSELVNRPVQLNVPSVGVFTFDHLLDHLGGADHPILASVFRVEDDVKGWMFVLFEHEAARYLLAELLGETNVSNWEEDLAVSAIGEIGNIVLGAYLTALNQLTGLRMAPSIPNVVFDMVGAVLSQGLAEASPYGNEVLLIDTTFVEADHATSQFLFMPDLESYSRLLTALGMGKV is encoded by the coding sequence ATGAGCGAATTAACAAAGCTGAATGACATTCAGCTGGATGTATTTAAGGAAATTGGTAGTATTGGAGCTGGACATGCTGCTAAAGCCTTATCAGAATTAGTGAATCGTCCAGTTCAGCTGAATGTCCCTTCCGTTGGTGTATTTACGTTTGATCATTTGCTAGATCATTTAGGTGGGGCAGATCACCCGATTCTAGCATCCGTATTTCGGGTGGAGGATGATGTGAAGGGGTGGATGTTTGTACTCTTTGAACATGAAGCCGCACGTTATTTGCTTGCTGAGCTCTTAGGAGAAACAAATGTAAGCAACTGGGAAGAGGACTTAGCGGTGTCGGCGATCGGAGAGATTGGGAATATTGTTCTCGGCGCTTATTTAACAGCACTTAATCAGTTAACAGGTCTCCGTATGGCGCCCTCGATCCCAAACGTCGTCTTCGATATGGTCGGTGCTGTTCTTTCTCAAGGATTGGCTGAAGCGTCACCATACGGAAATGAAGTTTTGCTCATTGATACGACGTTTGTCGAGGCAGATCATGCGACATCACAATTTCTCTTTATGCCTGATTTGGAAAGCTACAGCCGTCTATTGACTGCACTTGGAATGGGGAAAGTATGA
- a CDS encoding chemotaxis protein CheW, whose product MTEQAQNQEMKVIVFQLGEESYGVPVEQVKSIERMESITRVPNAPSFVKGVLNMRGVITPILSLRKRFGLDEVDYTDKTRMIIVTVEQMEVGLIVDAANDVIDIQQQSIEPAPSVVGAVEAEYLHGVAKLEDRLLILLNLDKVLNETEKTTLMQMEQ is encoded by the coding sequence ATGACAGAACAAGCGCAAAACCAGGAAATGAAGGTCATCGTTTTTCAACTAGGCGAAGAATCTTACGGAGTCCCAGTCGAACAGGTTAAATCGATCGAGCGTATGGAGTCAATTACGAGAGTACCTAATGCTCCTTCTTTTGTAAAAGGCGTTCTCAATATGCGTGGTGTCATTACGCCCATCCTTTCATTAAGAAAGCGATTTGGCTTAGATGAAGTCGACTATACAGATAAAACGAGAATGATCATTGTCACTGTAGAGCAAATGGAAGTTGGTTTAATTGTAGATGCAGCCAACGATGTCATTGATATCCAACAGCAGTCAATTGAGCCAGCCCCATCCGTTGTTGGTGCGGTTGAAGCTGAATATCTTCATGGCGTTGCGAAGCTTGAAGACCGTTTGTTGATTTTGCTTAATCTTGACAAGGTCTTGAATGAGACCGAAAAGACAACGCTCATGCAAATGGAACAGTAG
- a CDS encoding protein-glutamate methylesterase/protein-glutamine glutaminase: MEIIRVLVVDDSAFMRKLIRSFLDEHPRITVIDTARNGQEAVEKAMQLQPDVITMDVEMPVKNGLDAVSEVMEKSPCAIIMLSSVTKKGAELTLDAMQRGAMEVVQKPSGSISLDLELCKDELIEKVLNAPFANPLPRPRREQRFVAVQDEKRTSKDSALKKTADVVLIGTSTGGPKALSAIIPKLPKNFPVPICIVQHMPPGFTDSLAKRLNMQSELQVKEASHGELMKAGSVYIAPGGKHVLIEKVGHALALSLSQTPVHKHCPSVDVLYQSAANIPGLKTISVILTGMGKDGLDGVKALRKQRDHYCIAQSKRTSVIHGMPGAIIQAGLHDDETDLEHIARTLCQTLLPAGGRSNGNEPIS; this comes from the coding sequence ATGGAGATCATTCGCGTATTGGTCGTCGATGATTCAGCGTTTATGAGAAAGCTCATTCGTTCCTTTTTGGATGAGCACCCTCGAATCACTGTCATAGACACAGCGAGAAATGGGCAAGAAGCAGTCGAAAAAGCGATGCAGCTTCAGCCTGATGTCATTACGATGGACGTTGAAATGCCAGTGAAGAATGGCTTAGATGCCGTCAGTGAAGTCATGGAAAAATCGCCTTGTGCCATTATCATGCTTTCAAGTGTAACGAAAAAGGGTGCTGAATTAACTCTTGATGCGATGCAGCGTGGAGCGATGGAAGTTGTGCAAAAGCCATCTGGGTCCATTTCGCTAGACCTTGAACTTTGTAAGGATGAACTCATTGAGAAAGTTTTGAACGCTCCCTTTGCAAATCCATTACCTCGTCCACGACGAGAACAACGTTTCGTCGCTGTACAGGATGAGAAGCGTACGTCTAAAGATTCGGCACTTAAGAAAACAGCAGATGTCGTCTTAATTGGCACATCGACTGGCGGTCCTAAAGCACTATCCGCCATTATTCCTAAACTGCCAAAAAATTTCCCTGTCCCAATTTGTATCGTACAGCATATGCCTCCTGGCTTTACTGATTCATTAGCTAAACGGTTGAATATGCAATCTGAGCTTCAAGTGAAGGAAGCTTCTCACGGCGAATTGATGAAGGCGGGGTCCGTCTATATCGCTCCGGGTGGGAAGCACGTTCTCATCGAAAAAGTCGGCCACGCTCTTGCCTTGAGCTTGAGCCAGACACCGGTCCACAAGCATTGTCCATCTGTTGATGTTTTGTATCAATCAGCGGCGAATATTCCTGGACTTAAAACCATTTCAGTTATTCTCACAGGGATGGGGAAGGACGGTTTAGATGGAGTGAAAGCATTAAGGAAACAAAGAGATCATTATTGCATTGCTCAGTCTAAGCGAACGTCTGTTATACATGGAATGCCAGGAGCAATTATTCAAGCTGGATTACACGATGACGAGACAGATTTAGAACATATCGCCCGTACACTTTGCCAAACACTTTTACCCGCTGGGGGGAGATCCAATGGAAACGAACCAATATCTTGA
- a CDS encoding P-loop NTPase, which yields MSVKDQADRLRQLVVDDREEVSAENHYRSVCVISGKGGVGKTSLSVNLALALAISGQRVLVVDMDIGMGNVEAVIGVYAKATMADVLNGQDPRYCVQQTPFSVDFIAGGNALLNVDQKKEQMNEALQAMERLFSSYHYVLFDLGAGVSDRFVPIVTSVDELIGVTIPEPPALTDLYGALKWVHYQDPLIPLKLVVNKAATKKKGYRQPNEFQKLQNVSCIQTFII from the coding sequence ATGAGTGTAAAGGATCAGGCTGATCGTTTAAGGCAGCTTGTTGTTGACGACAGAGAAGAAGTGTCAGCTGAAAATCATTATCGAAGCGTCTGTGTCATTAGCGGAAAAGGTGGCGTGGGAAAAACAAGCCTCTCGGTCAATTTAGCGCTCGCATTAGCGATAAGTGGACAGAGGGTGCTCGTCGTAGACATGGATATCGGCATGGGGAATGTCGAGGCGGTCATAGGCGTATATGCAAAAGCAACAATGGCGGATGTATTAAATGGTCAAGACCCACGTTATTGCGTGCAACAGACGCCATTCTCTGTAGACTTTATTGCCGGGGGAAATGCACTTCTCAACGTCGACCAGAAAAAAGAGCAAATGAATGAAGCATTACAAGCAATGGAGCGGCTGTTTTCTTCTTATCATTATGTGCTGTTCGATTTAGGGGCAGGTGTTTCAGACCGCTTTGTACCGATCGTCACTTCGGTAGACGAACTGATTGGCGTTACAATTCCTGAGCCGCCGGCATTAACGGATTTATATGGCGCTCTAAAATGGGTGCACTACCAAGATCCATTGATTCCTCTTAAATTGGTAGTGAATAAGGCTGCCACAAAAAAGAAGGGCTACAGGCAGCCAAACGAATTTCAGAAGTTGCAAAACGTTTCCTGCATACAAACATTCATTATTTAG